A part of Drosophila ananassae strain 14024-0371.13 chromosome 2R, ASM1763931v2, whole genome shotgun sequence genomic DNA contains:
- the LOC6492923 gene encoding uncharacterized protein LOC6492923 — MENAKSIPINPNAYYLANSVSNVLYNLEKVDQRTLAWPKSPEHSKPGRRVKKKPKSTTSIEVPFTHRPSFLMNRPAGGKSQTDQWAAKKSKFYKIIRDSQMPDSHRNNRKVERDYDEDSLYSDISSILESHLDQQGRFKNKNNFNESNSPPITQRLEREIYKVRMLDPDKSEFDFRKNKKMHGSNTSLTLQMYPLRSTAPENPDMEVKSTKQNLPKTRLPMGDPKKGSAKLHFMDLYKVRQKITEPNKKKATAKGKKQKKYIVRKNGKRGTTCDLAEVFRPTRMSQRGSFKKLSTSGYMSGYVSARRSEANAVDNRPAYMVILDDQNLRNNAPLLRLTAERNRRRLSKLSTASMSPLEDFSERLLKLKRLLSRSSDSTEDWRYESSSLAIDGIADHDLLLFPYPEIFHKEGSSESKRREEASHQHPEIPTPIREMRLEEKPPKPELETKKKKDCCSMCKLIHPKEPEKEAPFLQEMRKEQARQELLAYAANRSKSLKTPVTEKATVHNLDIHDIQYQSYFKLEDRDIHFERAKPLCKKPFQNNLFKMSRPRICFGEIDLNRASQTRDNNCDQNI, encoded by the coding sequence ATGGAAAATGCCAAAAGTATACCGATTAATCCAAATGCCTATTACCTCGCCAACTCGGTCTCGAATGTGTTGTACAACCTTGAGAAAGTCGATCAGAGAACTTTAGCCTGGCCGAAGTCTCCGGAACACTCAAAACCCGGTCGaagggtaaaaaaaaaaccaaaatcgacAACATCCATTGAGGTACCATTCACCCATAGACCATCTTTTTTGATGAATAGACCTGCAGGTGGCAAATCCCAAACCGATCAATGGGCCGCAAAAAAAAGTAAGTTTTACAAAATTATACGTGACAGCCAGATGCCGGATTCGCATCGAAATAATCGAAAAGTGGAACGGGATTACGATGAAGATAGTCTCTACAGTGATATATCCTCCATTCTCGAATCTCATTTGGACCAACAGGGTcgattcaaaaacaaaaataatttcaatgaATCGAACTCGCCCCCGATTACCCAACGCCTCGAAAGAGAGATATATAAAGTTCGGATGCTAGATCCTGATAAGTCAGAGTttgattttagaaaaaataaaaagatgcATGGGTCGAATACCAGTCTTACATTGCAAATGTATCCACTTCGATCGACGGCTCCCGAAAATCCTGATATGGAAGTTAAAAGTACAAAGCAGAATCTTCCAAAAACCAGACTTCCAATGGGCGACCCCAAAAAGGGTTCGGCGAAACTTCACTTCATGGATCTCTATAAAGTCCGGCAGAAAATTACAGagcccaacaaaaaaaaggccaCTGCCAAGggtaaaaaacagaaaaaatatatCGTTAGGAAAAATGGTAAAAGAGGTACCACTTGTGATTTGGCGGAAGTGTTTCGTCCTACTCGCATGTCGCAGAGAGGttcctttaaaaaattatcgACGTCGGGATACATGTCAGGTTATGTAAGCGCCAGGCGATCAGAAGCCAATGCGGTGGACAATCGGCCGGCATATATGGTTATACTGGACGATCAAAATTTACGCAATAACGCTCCTCTACTTCGGTTAACCGCCGAAAGGAATCGTCGTCGCTTATCAAAATTGAGCACGGCTTCTATGAGCCCCCTGGAGGACTTTTCCGAGAGGTTGTTGAAACTGAAGCGGCTTCTGAGCAGGTCTTCTGACAGTACTGAGGACTGGCGATATGAATCCTCGTCCCTGGCCATCGATGGCATAGCCGATCACGACCTTCTACTCTTCCCGTATCCGGAAATATTTCACAAAGAGGGGAGTTCGGAAAGTAAACGGAGAGAGGAAGCATCGCACCAGCACCCGGAGATCCCAACTCCCATACGAGAGATGCGATTGGAGGAGAAACCGCCGAAGCCGGAGTtggaaacaaaaaagaaaaaagattGTTGCTCCATGTGCAAACTGATCCATCCCAAGGAGCCGGAGAAGGAGGCTCCCTTTCTGCAGGAGATGAGAAAGGAGCAGGCCCGCCAGGAGTTGCTCGCCTATGCGGCGAATAGATCAAAGAGCCTGAAGACCCCCGTGACGGAAAAAGCCACAGTACATAATCTGGACATACACGACATTCAATATCAATCGTATTTCAAGCTGGAGGATAGGGACATTCACTTTGAAAGGGCCAAGCCCCTTTGCAAGAAGCCTtttcaaaacaatttattcaaaatgagCAGGCCCCGAATTTGTTTTGGAGAAATTGATTTGAATAGAGCTTCTCAGACCAGGGACAATAATTGTGACCAGAATATTTAa
- the LOC26515581 gene encoding cilia- and flagella-associated protein 157: MPPKGAAKKKKEDPNKVSQVDRTFYELTITDLNQKLARLRSHLSTIDESNIQLTEKLKEVESDGVDVAAHLERTLAERNNSITELEERLVEITKVRDEENQIAQEKISDLEAKYKAMHDQLTSEIKLLNGKLNSLDEFRIQRDVLLAKFDDQEADLNEREKDHKEALYNMEQRAVVEKDALKKEVEQKLLQVSEDFTRSSEIRNAGYTRRLIRENIALQKEIDLLVMSQIKLQQAYTNQKDKHKEMEEQYSALDQIKNELVRNSVNKIKIIEGLTRNYEKLKAKYVEVLRFRKAYEAHIQEERCTNVKQKDVAAKLRNLAKRMEITELENRNLVVVHEQHETEIMRLRGMIQEIKCTVRDAIVSENAVKVFPERLEDAAVDGPDVIDEVREEAVALSKLKRGDLLAQLMNIVSSHSEELPRTPSIGSIGSATSSLYAPGKMGFMPQRPKATPFDVFRSEVIDVVPETGVPEHLKKQRLLDRATPSQRGIENPIIDVEFGTTLYVSSSREEDVIEIEEEPLEEPEGSSSSVSVKKESSEGTAPPPGPVPLAATPSIHDVKKVGPSSSADTMPTSSRLFGATEEEEGEEEEDFDVQFFY, translated from the coding sequence ATGCCGCCAAAAGGGGCTGCGAAAAAGAAGAAGGAGGACCCGAACAAGGTCAGCCAGGTGGACAGGACCTTCTATGAGCTGACCATCACAGATCTGAACCAGAAGTTGGCCCGTCTGAGGTCCCATCTGTCCACCATCGACGAGTCCAACATTCAGTTAACTGAGAAGCTCAAGGAGGTGGAGAGCGATGGCGTGGATGTGGCCGCCCACCTGGAAAGGACTCTGGCCGAGCGGAACAACTCGATTACGGAGCTGGAGGAGCGCCTGGTGGAGATCACCAAGGTGCGGGACGAGGAGAACCAAATCGCCCAGGAGAAGATCAGCGATCTGGAGGCCAAATACAAGGCCATGCACGACCAGCTGACCTCCGAGATCAAGCTGCTCAACGGCAAACTCAATTCGCTGGATGAATTCCGCATTCAGCGAGATGTCCTTCTGGCCAAATTCGACGACCAGGAAGCCGACCTCAATGAGAGGGAGAAGGATCACAAGGAGGCCCTGTACAACATGGAGCAGCGGGCTGTTGTCGAGAAGGACGCCCTCAAAAAGGAGGTGGAGCAGAAGCTGCTGCAGGTCTCTGAGGACTTTACGCGCTCCAGCGAAATCCGGAATGCCGGCTACACCCGTCGCCTCATCCGCGAGAACATCGCCCTGCAGAAGGAGATCGATCTGCTGGTCATGTCCCAGATCAAGCTCCAGCAGGCCTACACCAACCAGAAGGACAAGCACAAGGAGATGGAAGAGCAGTATAGCGCCCTGGATCAGATCAAGAACGAGCTGGTCCGCAACTCGGTGAACAAAATCAAGATAATCGAGGGTCTCACCCGAAACTATGAGAAACTGAAGGCCAAGTACGTGGAGGTGCTGCGCTTCCGCAAGGCCTACGAAGCCCACATCCAGGAGGAGCGCTGCACGAATGTCAAGCAAAAGGATGTGGCCGCCAAGCTCCGGAATCTGGCCAAGCGAATGGAGATCACCGAGCTGGAGAATCGCAATCTGGTGGTCGTCCACGAGCAGCACGAGACCGAGATCATGCGGCTGCGTGGCATGATCCAGGAAATCAAGTGCACGGTCAGGGACGCCATTGTGTCGGAGAATGCGGTCAAGGTGTTCCCGGAGCGACTGGAAGACGCCGCTGTGGATGGGCCCGATGTGATTGACGAAGTGCGCGAGGAAGCCGTGGCTCTCAGCAAACTGAAACGCGGCGACCTGCTCGCCCAGCTGATGAACATCGTCAGCTCCCATTCCGAGGAGCTGCCGAGGACTCCGTCGATTGGCTCTATCGGGAGTGCCACTTCCTCGCTGTACGCGCCTGGCAAAATGGGCTTCATGCCCCAGCGCCCCAAGGCCACGCCCTTTGATGTCTTCCGCAGCGAGGTCATCGACGTGGTGCCGGAAACGGGCGTTCCGGAGCATCTCAAGAAGCAGCGACTCCTGGACCGGGCCACGCCCTCGCAACGTGGCATCGAGAATCCCATCATCGATGTGGAATTCGGCACTACGCTGTATGTGTCGTCGTCCCGCGAGGAGGATGTCATCGAAATTGAGGAGGAGCCTCTTGAGGAGCCGGAGGGCTCCAGCAGCAGTGTCTCCGTCAAAAAGGAGAGCTCTGAGGGCACCGCCCCGCCGCCAGGACCCGTCCCGTTGGCCGCCACGCCCTCCATCCACGATGTCAAGAAGGTGGGGCCCAGCTCCTCGGCGGACACCATGCCCACGTCCTCCAGGCTGTTCGGAGCGACCGAGGAAGAGGAGGGCGAGGAAGAGGAGGACTTCGATGTCCAGTTCTTCTACTAG
- the LOC6507108 gene encoding uncharacterized protein LOC6507108, whose product MRKNTMANRRRRKKTIGMLTSGLKSVVKWKIIVSSIMLLLLSGTSHVLAVRKGRLMSPSTFTALSGDLHVQIQFNGNDEDDMPYRTTAQPDEHLSQDSTGHKNSIMSTLVISKIIDDVPAPPAHGQEKDLIEGSSSNASQVVLQRRRKEVVQNIPLFPDPRFNVTQVTVPCQTFLKGGRYEMQVVSNLKTITPDPMGTNQSQIRTTTLVPAQDERLLQTLDVRWPSAEMIVSPVRLRTYPRSPVVVTLRFPEVNCNQTGSLALPEFWLELIYCGKERSCSRNISLSNVLFAEQIRGFPKNKTLHLGCQLFGLAGNYAVQLRPMIPAQNVPTTRRLLSVDWSDEFVFNVYARSIFPCDPHTGIGVLYEYPGCILEQGDRVRLYAKQRADVASLKPPTSLHYISEQRVVKSQHSLHFSCDLFFEKYVEYCFVYVSQSISGAVADVRMDCVPTLPVSESDTGGWGPWSEWTPCSTNCLGGTRNRYRFCDSPPPRYGAKFCEGPSVETEKCGKSIADTWDCIYETSGTSMTKANSTDVSEEIGPGCRCGCIVHLGSSKPKRIIAGATQSCPGRSFWLIQVDGEQSIALALSFLRLPCATQYIKVRDGPSLSSTLLVELNGGGLVLKGATGEGGIPVSVESTGGQLLVEFYAGDGQAGNTSSAAVQDAQCTGGFMANVHQQLANISGNNTIPTLVAATRISGKSRTNSQKAFSRLRFTLVHLSAMIFASIIIIISALLGAQYVVRYRKYHLAVARRQDEGSRLHTPRASLTSLQGPPSRAMSTTTLLSEVIYLVKMRPKHHLRHSILRESVDAENLTSETEFKDTDPQAMLAKCDEMKELGSSASMLTLRNERSSQDRLSMDNGSVIGSPSSAEAELTGVHSPAEESKDSPLEPASGKDSARDSESIISSGMSSLCNSPPMNSKRLSKYSDRYDAATLKLLSSRLDESLQDASSLHSVTESLRLGGRLGSRSVSSSLTNGCYSPAASVVSTATIRTTSNPKESKEKQNRKKLLARPGSEFSLGNQEELEMDYYDYNVINAGSAPGSYLGMDPAYLVWIPPFEEVAEREEDDKTPEPEPDPERDERQPLYEEIKLPKYGHYLSPASNTESSKSTTADNTPSSEERSPPNSGRPSKATSPCEGGKSMPPKQPTPYMSRKQRRQSKQQIQSAMSLSSNSLEHEQRSGRSSRTPAELAAVHQKLEAEEEPNESMTGSYVEKETAVEKSSGDLQEFLALDDIQFADESGSDYEAVNLKKGIEIESSSNQDQDDVRTKLLHRKETKSREVSV is encoded by the exons ATGCGAAAGAATACGATGGCGAATCGGAGGCGCAGAAAGAAGACCATCGGGATGCTGACATCGGGCCTAAAATCAGTAGTCAAGTGGAAAATTATTGTATCATCCATAATGTTGCTCTTATTAAGTGGGACAA GTCACGTGCTGGCTGTGCGAAAGGGTCGCCTGATGTCCCCCAGTACGTTCACCGCCCTCAGCGGAGACCTGCATGTGCAGATCCAGTTCAATGGCAACGATGAGGACGATATGCCGTACAGAACAACCGCACAGCCCGACGAACACTTGAGCCAGGACTCGACAGGGCACAAGAACTCCATAATGAGCACTTTAGTCATTAGCAAAATCATTGATGACGTCCCGGCCCCTCCGGCACATGGACAGGAAAAGGATTTAATCGAGGGGAGTTCCTCCAACGCAAGCCAGGTGGTCCTGCAGCGGCGTCGCAAGGAAGTGGTTCAGAATATCCCTCTTTTTCCGGATCCCCGGTTCAATGTCACCCAGGTCACGGTACCGTGTCAGACATTCCTCAAAGGCGGACGCTATGAAATGCAGGTGGTCAGTAATCTGAAGACCATCACTCCCGATCCGATGGGCACAAATCAGAGCCAAATCCGGACCACCACCCTAGTGCCGGCGCAGGATGAGCGACTGCTGCAGACCCTGGATGTGCGATGGCCGAGTGCCGAGATGATCGTGAGTCCTGTGCGGCTAAGGACGTATCCGCGGAGTCCGGTCGTGGTGACGCTACGGTTTCCGGAAGTGAATTGCAACCAGACGGGCAGCTTGGCCCTCCCAGAGTTCTGGCTGGAGCTGATTTACTGCGGCAAGGAGCGGAGTTGCAGCCGGAACATTAGCCTGTCCAATGTCCTGTTTGCCGAGCAGATTCGTGGTTTTCCCAAAAACAAGACCCTACATCTGGGCTGCCAATTGTTCGGCCTGGCCGGGAACTATGCTGTGCAATTGCGGCCTATGATTCCGGCCCAAAATGTTCCGACCACACGGCGGCTGCTCAGCGTGGACTGGAGCGACGAGTTCGTGTTCAATGTGTACGCCCGCAGCATCTTTCCGTGCGATCCGCATACTGGCATCGGGGTGTTGTACGAGTATCCTGGCTGCATCCTGGAGCAGGGCGACCGCGTGCGTCTGTATGCTAAGCAGCGGGCGGACGTGGCCTCCCTGAAGCCACCCACCTCCCTACATTACATCTCTGAGCAGCGGGTGGTGAAGAGCCAGCACTCACTCCACTTCTCCTGCGACCTGTTCTTCGAGAAGTACGTGGAGTACTGCTTCGTCTACGTCAGTCAGTCCATTTCCGGAGCGGTGGCCGATGTCCGGATGGACTGTGTTCCCACTCTGCCCGTGAGCG AATCGGACACCGGAGGCTGGGGTCCATGGAGCGAGTGGACTCCGTGTTCGACGAACTGCCTCGGGGGAACCAGGAATCGTTATCGTTTCTGCGACTCACCGCCCCCGCGATACGGAGCCAAATTCTGCGAG GGACCCTCGGTGGAGACGGAAAAGTGCGGCAAGAGCATCGCCGATACGTGGGACTGCATCTACGAGACCTCCGGAACGTCTATGACCAAAGCCAATAGCACGGATGTGAGCGAGGAGATTGGACCCGGATGTCGTTGCGGCTGCATTGTCCATCTGGGCTCCTCGAAGCCCAAACGAATCATTGCGGGAGCCACACAAAGCTGCCCTGGCCGCTCCTTCTGGTTAATACAG GTGGACGGCGAGCAGAGTATTGCCCTGGCGCTTAGTTTCCTTCGATTACCCTGCGCCACTCAATACATAAAAGTACGCGACGGTCCTTCTCTTTCATCCACACTCCTGGTGGAGCTGAATGGCGGCGGCCTCGTTCTCAAGGGAGCCACTGGCGAGGGTGGCATCCCAGTGTCGGTGGAGTCGACCGGGGGACAGCTGCTGGTGGAGTTCTATGCAGGCGATGGTCAGGCAGGGAATACATCCTCCGCTGCGGTTCAGGATGCACAATGTACTGGCGGCTTTATGGCGAATGTTCATCAGCAGTTGG CAAACATCAGCGGCAATAACACCATCCCCACTCTAGTGGCAGCCACCAGGATCTCTGGGAAAAGTCGGACTAATTCTCAAAAAGCATTTTCGCGACTGCGGTTCACTTTGGTGCATTTAAGCGCAATGATCTTTGCCAGTATTATCATAATAATAAGTGCTCTCCTGG GTGCCCAGTATGTGGTGCGCTATCGGAAATACCACTTGGCCGTGGCTAGGAGACAGGACGAGGGCTCTCGTCTGCATACCCCAAGGGCCTCTTTGACTTCTCTGCAAGGACCTCCATCCCGTGCCATGTCCACAACTACCCTCCTGTCGGAGGTGATATATCTGGTGAAGATGCGGCCCAAACATCACCTGCGGCATTCAATTCTGCGGGAGAGTGTGGATGCCGAAAACCTGACGAGTGAAACGGAGTTCAAGGATACAGATCCGCAGGCCATGCTGGCGAAATG cgATGAAATGAAAGAGCTGGGCAGCTCGGCGTCTATGCTTACGCTCCGCAATGAGCGTTCCTCGCAAGACCGTCTCTCCATGGACAACGGCAGTGTGATTGGATCACCGTCTTCCGCCGAAGCTGAACTGACTGGGGTTCACAGCCCGGCAGAGGAGTCCAAGGACTCTCCACTGGAGCCCGCCAGCGGCAAGGACAGTGCCAGGGACTCGGAGTCCATCATATCCTCGGGCATGAGCTCCCTCTGCAATAGTCCGCCGATGAACAGCAAGCGACTGAGCAAATACTCGGATCGCTACGATGCGGCGACACTGAAGCTGCTATCCTCCAGGTTGGACGAGAGCCTGCAGGATGCCAGTTCCCTGCACTCGGTGACAGAGTCTTTGCGGCTGGGCGGTCGCCTTGGATCACGCAGTGTCAGCTCTTCCCTGACGAAT GGATGCTACTCTCCAGCTGCCAGTGTGGTCAGTACGGCCACCATCAGGACCACCAGCAATCCCAAGGAGTCCAAGGAGAAGCAGAATCGAAAGAAGCTATTGGCCAGACCGGGCTCTGAATTTTCGTTGGGAAATCAGGAGGAACTGGAGATGGACTACTACGATTACAATGTAATCAACGCAGGATCAGCTCCTGGCTCTTATCTGGGTATGGATCCGGCCTATCTGGTCTGGATTCCGCCCTTTGAGGAGGTAGCAGAACGGGAGGAGGATGACAAAACACCGGAGCCCGAACCAGATCCGGAGAGAGACGAGCGCCAGCCGCTGTACGAGGAGATCAAGCTGCCCAAGTACGGACACTATCTGAGCCCGGCCAGCAACACGGAGTCCAGCAAGTCCACCACAGCGGATAACACGCCCAGTTCTGAGGAGCGATCCCCGCCGAACAGTGGGCGCCCCTCCAAGGCCACCTCTCCCTGCGAGGGTGGCAAGTCCATGCCCCCCAAGCAGCCCACACCGTACATGTCCAGGAAGCAGCGACGCCAGTCCAAGCAGCAGATCCAATCTGCTATGTCCCTGAGCTCCAACTCCCTGGAACATGAACAGCGCTCCGGTAGGAGCTCGAGGACACCCGCCGAACTGGCTGCAGTGCATCAGAAACTGGAGGCCGAGGAGGAGCCCAACGAATCAATGACTGGCTCGTATGTGGAAAAAGAGACGGCGGTGGAAAAGTCCTCGGGGGATCTGCAGGAATTCCTGGCTCTAGACGACATCCAGTTCGCCGATGAAAGTGGCAGCGATTACGAGGCAGTAAACCTCAAAAAAGGCATCGAGATAGAGTCCTCCTCGaaccaggaccaggacgaTGTCCGGACAAAGCTCCTGCACAGAAAGGAGACCAAGTCACGGGAGGTGTCCGTTTGA